CCTGTGCCCAGGCACGGTCGCTGACGCCCGGTTCGAGGCGGTCGCGGTCACCGGTAGCACCCAGTTCGGCCTGTTCTTCAGCCCATTCCCGGACCCGGACGACGTCGGCGCCGAGCGAGCCGCTGACCATGTCCTCGGCCGCGACCAGCTCACCTTGGTCGTCCGGCGCTCCGTCGCGAACGCGGTGCAGACACGCGTAGTTGGCACGGCCCTTCAACGTGGCCCACTTCGGCTTTCGCCCGATCACCGGCTCGGCCGCGTCGGCCAGCAGTGGAAGATCACGGTCGACCAGTTGAGCTTGGAGCGCCAGCGTGGCGGTGGCGACGATCACCGGCTCATCAGTCGTGACCGAATGCAGCAGAGCCGGCACCAGATACGCCAACGACTTCCCGGTGCCGGTGCCGGCCTGGACCAACAGGTGTTCCCGGGTTCCGATGGCCGAATCGACGGCCTCGGCCATCTCGAGCTGTCCTGGGCGATGCGTACCGCCGAGGTGTTCGACAACTGCGGTGAGCAGTTCCTTCGGACTCATGTCGGCCACGGAAGACTGCTCGCTCATCCTGGCGAGGCTACACCGCCGCCGCGCCCGCTCTCGAGCATGGCAGGCGCACATGATGGAATCGAGTCATGAGCTATGACGCCGTACCGTTGATCCCCCGCGATGTCTTGTTCGGCAACCCCGAACGGATGTCTCCGAGCTTGTCCCCAGACGGCACCCGGCTTGGATTCGTGGCACCACTCGACGGCGTTCTCAACGTCTGGGTTGGACCCGCCGATGACCCCGCCGCGGCCCGGCCGGTGACGTTCGACCAGGACCGCGGCATCCGGGTCTACGATTTCTGCCACGACGACAAAACCCTCGTCTATTTGCAAGACACCGACGGTGACGAAGACTGGCGGCTCTACGCGCTGGATCTGGAAAGCGGTGAGTCGCAGCTCGTCACACCCCAGACGGGCGTGACAGCTGGGATTCTGGCTCACAATAGGTGGCACCCGAACACCATGCTGGTTGCGCTCAACGCCGACAATCCCGCGCTGCACGACATCTACCGTCTCGATCTTGCCACCCGCCAGATCGAGAAGATCGAGACGAATCCCGGATACGCCGCGTGGATGGTCGACTCCGACCTGCAAGTCCGTGGCGGCATCGCCATGACAGAAGACGGCGGCGCTGTAACCTATCTTCGCAACCTGGAGACAGGCGCCGACGAGCCGTGGATGGAGATCGGCCCAGACGACGTCGCCTCCACCGGCGTCTTCAGTTTCAGCCGCGACGGCAAGTCCGCGTTGGTGCTCTCCAGCATCGGTGTCAACGCCTCCCGCCTGCTTCGCGTCGATCTCTCGACAGGCGAGCAATCCGTGCTGGCCGAAGATGAGTCCTACGACGTAGGCGGCATAGCCCTGAACCCTGAGACACTCGAGCCACAGGGCGTCACGTTCATCAAGGAGCGCAAAGTCTGGGTCCATCTCGACCCCGAGTTCGGCGCGGAAGTGGACCATCTCCGCTCTCAGCTGCGAGGCGAGATCGGAATCAGCCGGGCCGTGCGGGACGACCGACGTTGGATGGTGCACGACGTGCTGTCCGACGGCCCGGTCCGGTACTACGTGTACGACCTCGACACCCGCGAACTGACGTACTTGTTCTCGCACCGGCCCGAGCTCGAGGAGTACGAGCTCTCCGAGATGGAGCCGTTCAGCTACACGACGCGGGACGGCCTGACGGTCCATGGCTACTTGAGCTTCCCGGCCGGAGTCGAGCGCAAAGACCTGCCAGCGGTCCTCAACGTGCACGGCGGCCCGTGGGCGCGAGACACCTGGGGGTACCACCCGGAGGCGCAATGGCTGACCAACCGCGGTTATGTCTGCGTCCAGATCAACTTCCGCGGTTCCACCGGATACGGCAAGGCCTTCGGCAACGCCGGCAACAAACAGTGGGCCAAGGCGATGCACACCGACCTGCTCGACGCCATCGATTACCTCGTAGGCAAGGGGTGGATCGACCGCCAGCGCGTGGGCATCTACGGCGGCTCCTACGGCGGGTACGCAGCGCTGGTCGGAGCCGCGTTCACTCCGGATGTGTTCCGTTGCGCGGTCGACCTCGTCGGCCCGTCCAACCTGCTGACGCTCCTGACCTCTATTCCCGAGTACTGGAAGCCGCAGATCGCCTTCATGTACTCGCGAGTGGGAAATCCCGAGACCGAGAAGGACTTTCTCTGGGAAGCGTCGCCGCTCTCCCGGGTGGATGACATCCGCATTCCGATCTTGGTCGCGCAAGGTAAGAACGATCCCCGGGTGAAAGAGGCCGAGGCCGAGCAGATTGTCAACGCGCTGATCGACAAAGGTATCGACCACGAGTACCTGCTATTCGAGGACGAAGGCCACGGTTTGGCCAAGCCGGAGAACCGGGAGCGCTTCTACGCCGTTGCCGAGGCTTTCCTCGCCCAACACCTCGGCGGCCGCTCGGCAAACTAGTGTCACGGACCGGGAGCCCGCGACACTGGGTGTCGCGGGCTCCCGCAATCCGGCACACGAGCTCGGTCCGCTGTGTCACCTGATCGTCGGCCGTGGAAAGGCTCACCCGACAACCGGCTTTCAGGTGACGACCGGACAGCCAAACGTCAGCGCGAGAACGGGGCCAATGCCGCGGCGAGGCTCTGCGAGACGCGGGCGCGCACGCGTGTCCCTTCGGCTTCGTGCTCGAGCGACATCACATCGCCAGCGGTGTGCAGCTTGGACAGCAGCTCACCACGTTCATACGGAACCAGCGCGTCCACCTCGACAGGTGGCCTGGGTAGTTCGTCCTCGATGCGGGCTCGTAACTCGTCGATGCCTAGCCCCGTACGGGCGGAGACGGCTACCGAACGCGCTTCGGCGCGCAATATCCGGGTGACGTCGAGCGAGTCGGCGTCGTCGATCTTGTTGACCGCGATCAGTTCCGGCACGGAGCTGGCACCGATCTCGGCAAGTACTTCGCGCACCGCTGTGATCTGGCCCTCCGGATCCGGGTGTGAACCGTCGACCACGTGTAGCAGGAGATCGGCGTCGCCGGCTTCTTCCAGCGTGGAACGGAACGACTCCACGAGCTCGTGTGGCAGATGCCGGACGAACCCAACGGTGTCGGTGAAGGTGTACTCCCGGCCGTCGGACGTCTGCGCACGCCGCACGGTGGGGTCCAGGGTGGCGAACAACGCGTCCTCGACGAGAACCCCAGCACCGGTCAGCCGGTTCAGTAGCGAGGACTTCCCGGCGTTGGTATAGCCGACGATGGCCACCGAGGGAACGGCGTTGCGCCGCCGGTTGGCTCGCTTGGTCTCGCGGGCGGTGCGCATGCCATCCAGCTCGCGGCGGAGCTTGGCCATCCGGGTACGGATACGGCGGCGATCGGTCTCAAGCTTGGTTTCACCGGGGCCACGTGTTCCGACGCCTCCACCGGCGCCACCCGCACGCCCACCGGCCTGCCTGGACAAGCTGTCACCCCAGCCGCGCAGCCGCTGCGAGAGGTAGTCGAGCTGGGCGAGCTCGACCTGGGCCTTTCCCTCGCGGCTCTTGGCATGCTGGGCAAAGATGTCGAGGATGAGCATGGTCCGGTCGACGACCTTGACCTTGACCCGGTCTTCCAGGTTCCGCAGCTGGGAGGCGGTCAGCTCGCCGTCACAGATGACGGTGTCGGCCCCGGTGGCGGTGACCACCTCACGTAGCTCTTCCACCTTGCCAGAGCCGATGTAGGTGGCCGGATCCGGATGGTTACGGCGCTGGACCAGACCTTCGAGAACCACCGAGCCGGCTGTCTTGGCCAGCGCTGCCAGTTCGACGATGGAGTTCTCGGCATCGGCAGAGTTTCCGCCGGACCAGACTCCCGCCAGCACCACCCGCTCGAGGCGCAACTTGCGGTATTCGACCTCGGTGACTTCTTCGAGCTCAGTGGACAAACCCGCCACTCGGCGCAACGAATGCCGATCTTCAAGATCAAAGTCACCCGTGGTGCCGTCGAGGCCGGGCCGTTGGCTCGTTTCCGCGGCGCTGTCTTCTTCACCAACCGGCCGGCCAGTTTCGTTGCCGGCCCACGATGGGTCAACGGCTTCGGACGGCGCAGCATACGGTTCGAACGTGGTAGCCGATTCTGGTGTGGTCGTCATGCTCCTTCTTCCGCCCCGTGACCGGGGCTGTCTCTCAACCAGCTTACTCGTGGTTCAACACAGAAACGGCGCCCGCGCATCCCCGGTTTCAAGGATGCCACGGGCGCCGCCGGGGATCATCTGAGTTTTGAAGGTCTTGCGACCACTCACCTCATAGCTCCCGTCAAGCCGGATCTTCAACCACGGAGGTGAATTCTCATCGTGTTCTGTGACCCGCCGACGCGGCCAGGCGAAGCGCGGACACACTTCGAGCGGACACGGCCCGTCTGCCCCTCCGCCCGGCCGCACGCCGGCGGGAGCGCAAGGCCGCCGCCCTCAGCACAAGTTCACGACGCTCGGTTTCGATGCTCGCCATCCCGTCACCTCTCCAACCATGGTGGCCGTCCCCCGCGGATGGCCACCACTGACGACGATATGTGGCGATCACGAGCATGTAGTCAGCCCGTAGTCGCCCTTCGCCGTCGTTCTATAGGAGGAGACGTCCCGGACACCCATCAGGATTCTGTGACGTGCGTCACACGCTCTTGCTCGAGCGTCATTCGGGGTTCCAGCGCCTGGTCACAGCACAATCGAGCCGCGTGCACCCAGCTCGGCCGGACCAGTCAGCAACAGCTCACCGTCCGCGCGCTCGGTCACCCTCAACCGGCCACCTGGCACGTCGACGGTGTATGCGGCCCCGGTAGCACCGTCGCGGCGCATCGCCGCCCACGCGGCCGCGCACACCCCGGTGCCGCACGACCGCGTCTCCCCCACACCCCGCTCCCAGACGCGTAGCGCAATGTGCCGTTCGGCGCGATCAACCACGAACTCCACGTTGGCTCCGTCGGGGAAAACCGGCTCCGGGCTCAACGTCGGGACGGTGGTCAGCATGCCCAGATCGGCAAGGGCACCGATCTCGGTGACCGGGAGGCCCGGCGCCGCCGGATCCGGCACGTCGGCACGGTCCGCGTCCTCGCCACTGCCAGTGCGGTTCACACCGTCGAGGTGATCGAGGAACACGACGGCGTGCGGGTTCGGCACCGCCACCGCCGTCGCCGGCCAGCTGCGATCATTCATGCCGACGGTGACCTCCGGCCAGCGGTGGCCGCTGTCGAGTTCCGGTGCCCCGGCACCAGTCATCTCCCTCGCCGTGCCCATCTCGACGGTGTACTGCCCGTCAGGTTCCGCGTGCACGATCCGGGCGCCTCCGCGGGTTGCCAGAGTCAGCGAGCTGCCGTCGGCGAAACCGTGCTCGAAGAGGTACTTCGCCATGACCCGCACCCCGTTGCCACACATTTCCGCCACGGTGCCGTCGGCGTTGCGGTAATCCATGAACCACTCGGCGGCATCGGCTTGATCCTCGGCCTCCGGGACGTCAACCGTACGGACGATCCGGATCAGGCCGTCCCCGCCGATCCCGGAGTATCGGTCGGTCAGGCGCCGGACCGTCTGCCCGCCCAGATACTGCCCCACGGTGCCGTCCGGGTCGGGCAGCAAGATGAAGTCGTTCTCGGTGCCATGCCCTTTGATGAACTCAGCTCGCGTACTCATCTCATCCATTCTCAGCGGGTGCCGCCACCGACGGCACCGCACCCCGCTCGGGATCCCCTATACGCCGCCGCGACGCGCTCAACGGCCATGTACATCATGTACCCGATCCGCGGCCGTTGAGCACACAGATCCGGTCTCGGCGATCGCGCGTTCGGTGCGGTCCTCGGCGTCAAAGGGAACCCAGCTGATCCGCTCGTCCTTCCGGAACCACGAGTCTTGTCGCCGCGCGAAGCGGCGAGTGGCTCGGATGACCTCTTCGCGGGCCTCGTCCTCGCTGCGTTCACCGGCCAGGAATTCGAGCACCTGCGCGTATCCGAGCGCGCGGCTGGCAGTACGGCCGGCTTCCAACCCTTGCGCCCGAAGTGCCCGCACCTCATCCACCAGCCCCGCCGCCCACATCGCGTGTACTCGCTGCTCGATGCGCTGGTCCAATACCGGTCTCGGCACATCCAGCCCGATCTGCGCCACGTGGTCGAACGCATAGCGACGAGGTGGGAGCGCCGCCGCGAACGGACGGCCGGTGAGTTC
This genomic interval from Phytoactinopolyspora mesophila contains the following:
- a CDS encoding S9 family peptidase, coding for MSYDAVPLIPRDVLFGNPERMSPSLSPDGTRLGFVAPLDGVLNVWVGPADDPAAARPVTFDQDRGIRVYDFCHDDKTLVYLQDTDGDEDWRLYALDLESGESQLVTPQTGVTAGILAHNRWHPNTMLVALNADNPALHDIYRLDLATRQIEKIETNPGYAAWMVDSDLQVRGGIAMTEDGGAVTYLRNLETGADEPWMEIGPDDVASTGVFSFSRDGKSALVLSSIGVNASRLLRVDLSTGEQSVLAEDESYDVGGIALNPETLEPQGVTFIKERKVWVHLDPEFGAEVDHLRSQLRGEIGISRAVRDDRRWMVHDVLSDGPVRYYVYDLDTRELTYLFSHRPELEEYELSEMEPFSYTTRDGLTVHGYLSFPAGVERKDLPAVLNVHGGPWARDTWGYHPEAQWLTNRGYVCVQINFRGSTGYGKAFGNAGNKQWAKAMHTDLLDAIDYLVGKGWIDRQRVGIYGGSYGGYAALVGAAFTPDVFRCAVDLVGPSNLLTLLTSIPEYWKPQIAFMYSRVGNPETEKDFLWEASPLSRVDDIRIPILVAQGKNDPRVKEAEAEQIVNALIDKGIDHEYLLFEDEGHGLAKPENRERFYAVAEAFLAQHLGGRSAN
- the hflX gene encoding GTPase HflX, with product MTTTPESATTFEPYAAPSEAVDPSWAGNETGRPVGEEDSAAETSQRPGLDGTTGDFDLEDRHSLRRVAGLSTELEEVTEVEYRKLRLERVVLAGVWSGGNSADAENSIVELAALAKTAGSVVLEGLVQRRNHPDPATYIGSGKVEELREVVTATGADTVICDGELTASQLRNLEDRVKVKVVDRTMLILDIFAQHAKSREGKAQVELAQLDYLSQRLRGWGDSLSRQAGGRAGGAGGGVGTRGPGETKLETDRRRIRTRMAKLRRELDGMRTARETKRANRRRNAVPSVAIVGYTNAGKSSLLNRLTGAGVLVEDALFATLDPTVRRAQTSDGREYTFTDTVGFVRHLPHELVESFRSTLEEAGDADLLLHVVDGSHPDPEGQITAVREVLAEIGASSVPELIAVNKIDDADSLDVTRILRAEARSVAVSARTGLGIDELRARIEDELPRPPVEVDALVPYERGELLSKLHTAGDVMSLEHEAEGTRVRARVSQSLAAALAPFSR
- a CDS encoding diaminopimelate epimerase, producing MSTRAEFIKGHGTENDFILLPDPDGTVGQYLGGQTVRRLTDRYSGIGGDGLIRIVRTVDVPEAEDQADAAEWFMDYRNADGTVAEMCGNGVRVMAKYLFEHGFADGSSLTLATRGGARIVHAEPDGQYTVEMGTAREMTGAGAPELDSGHRWPEVTVGMNDRSWPATAVAVPNPHAVVFLDHLDGVNRTGSGEDADRADVPDPAAPGLPVTEIGALADLGMLTTVPTLSPEPVFPDGANVEFVVDRAERHIALRVWERGVGETRSCGTGVCAAAWAAMRRDGATGAAYTVDVPGGRLRVTERADGELLLTGPAELGARGSIVL